In Monodelphis domestica isolate mMonDom1 chromosome 1, mMonDom1.pri, whole genome shotgun sequence, the sequence CCATAGATAAGTAATATGAAATGAAGAAGTTGGGCTAGATAATTTCTTAAATCGTGATCTAAAATTCTCATCTATAATTCTGTCAGTTTTAAATGTAGGAtagacataaaatatatgtaatatgtttCAGAAATATTTCACCACCAAAGTGGCTTGGAAAAAAAGTTTGGACACTTGAAGTAATCATCagttaaatggaaaatttgcATGTATGAAACACCTATCTCATTTCCTAATGTTGATTGATAAAGTGACCCTATACATTGAAGATCTTTCTGTTATCAGTTGTCATGAAGGCATGTTAGCCTAGAACAGTGATgccaaaccttttagagaccaattgcccaaactgtaaccctcatgccacatgtgagcccccctgCCTTACtccagaaaggggaggaaggaagtggatgatttgagaaatgtcctcaggtgcagtggagaggatGTAGGGAGCAACCTCCTCTGGTATGTGGTATGTTGGTTCACCAACACGGGCCTAGAATGATCTTCAGAAAAATCTTATCCTGTGGGCTCCTaaggagttttttaaaaatcaaatattgttCTACAGTGCATAAGATTCCAAAGTAGGATATTGTattatgaaaagaaattattaaatgtaatttctcaaTGACATTTTTAGAGTATAGTAtaaattgtgtttttttctagtctCTATTAGATAGAACTTAAATGTTTTTAGGCAAAAGGAGAAACAagtttgatttttcactttaaataatttttgcatACCAtataagggaaaaaggaagataagATACTGCAAGCTATACTGAGGCACTCAGAATATTGAAATTTTAAATCTACACATTAACAATAATATGATGGACATGATCCAATAGGATAAAAGTAATGCTTCCTTCTGCCCATTTGAGAGATTCttaggaaatataaaaagaaatgtttagggggcagctgggtagctcagtggattgagaaccaggcctagagacaggaggtcctagtttcaaatccggcctcagccacttcctagctgtgtgaccctgggcaagtcacttgacccccattgcctagcccttaccactcttctgccttggagccaatacacagtattgactccaagatggaaggtaagggttttaattaaaaaaaaaaagaaagaaagaaaagaaatatttagtttttttcctctcttaactAGGAACTTCCTAGCAACAAAACTATACTAGTCAACGTATGCCAGgcaactttaaaagcaaaaactCAGCTGGGCATGATAGCACACTTGTAATCCTAGCTGAGGAGGCTGAGGCTGTCAAatctcttgagctcaggagttctgagctgtagTGGGCTATGCCAATTGGGTATCTACACTAAGTTTGGCATCAGTTTGGTAAGCCCCTGGGACCTGGGGGCCACCATGTTCCTAagggaggtgaagtgatttggtGGGTCAAAGCTTCCATACCAGTCAGTAGTAGAGGGATTGGGGCCCTCTACTTCCAGTTTAGGCAGATgaggacactttttttttttttaaggaaaaaaagaggttaaaaactTCTTGAATTTACTAGGTAATATTGTCTACTTTGTTAGCTTTTACACAAATGATATTATCaaaactattatttatttttcaggctGCCCTCCCCTGTACCAGTAGAATGAATAAAATTGCTCTTTCCTACTATACTGGTATAAAATGTTACTTTCTCAGGGTGAGTTTCCAAATGTCTATTTCCAAATCATTTCCAAGTAAAGTATACTGCATCTTTAATCATTAATCTTCCATATAGAGGTTAACAATGGATTGTAGTAACATCGCTTATATGTTGAGTAGATGTTCATTACCTAAACAAGAAAAAATGGATCTCAACCTTGCATATTATTTGGCAACTATTTTCTAGAAAGCCAGTGTTTATGGGATTAGAGTCAAGTGTTAATGGAATTATTGTGGTTTATGTTTTGCTTACAGAATTCAGCAGCTGTTTGAAGAAATTTTGGGTAATAGCAGGCAACTGAAATGGCTGTCTTGTGGGTTTATGTTGGAAATAGTAACCCCCACATCACTGTCATCTCTCTCAAACCCTATTGCCAACACCATGGAACACCTGAGTTTACTGGATAACAACATCACTGGTAACACCACTCTTATCACCGCAGTTGAATTGGAGCGCTTTGTGAATCTGCGCTCACTCGCCTTGGATTTCTGTGATTTTACAGCTGACATGGCAAGAGTCTTGGCTGATAACAACCATGTGCCTTTGCATCGACTGTCTCTCATAGTACATAATATTTCTCTGACGAACAAGTCTCTGGACAACATGCCAGAAGATGAAAATTGGAAGGCCCTAACACGAAACAGCACTAGCCTTCGGGTTTATATAATGGCTTTTGATATCAAGAGTGATGACATGCTTAAGATTCTTAAACCCAGTATACCACTAGAGAGGATTCATTTTGATAGCTACATCACTTGTGTTTCAGGGGCTGTTGTTGACCTCATATCCAGGCAGTATGACAAGTTCCTCACTCATTTTATATTAATGAATGATGTGATAGATACATCTGGTTTTCCAGATCTTAGTGACAACAGGAATGAAGATCCTTTGGTTTTATTAGCATGGAGGTGCACAAGGCTCTCCCTTTTGGCAGTTCATGGTAGGTATTCCTTTGCAGCAGTGACTGTTTTTGGCTATGTAATGAAAAGATCCATTTCATATGAAATTCATattacattgaaaaaaatgtCAGGCCTAATAAATAACTTATTGATCTTTACACTGTCAAATgtggaataatattttaagaattcCTAAATAGGGTGATTTCTGCTTCTTAGGGGCCTAGTTTGATAATCTTATCAACTTAATGCTATTATCAGTCTTGCCTTTGTAATTTTCTATTGAGAGTCAAATCTCATTACAAGATGATATTCAGGATTGCAGATGTTTAAAAAGGACTTTTTAGATTcaaatttaaaatgcttttgttATATCAATgtagaaattaagtaacttttaTTGTGTATTATAATAAGCATAAAAAGCTATCTCTGACTTTCCTGAAGATTAAGCCTGATGTAATTTATATGTTGCTTTGTTGTAGATGATGGAATGCAAACAATCAGTAATTTTACACACGATTTTTGTGTAAtttgtagatttaaaaaattttttttcctgaggtcTATTTTTTGAGGTCTACAAAATTACATTGGCTCCCCCATAGTTTATCAACAAAATAGCTCTTTCTCAATCTTTCTGGCCTTCATACCTTTTACTGTCATTCCACAACAATTTGCTTAAAGCAAATTGAGAAATTTAGGTTGTAGAGATTATACTATATTCCTTGAGGTATTACAAAATTGGCTAGGAGTTAGTGAACTAAGACACAAGCCACAAACTTATTCTGGTCTTACCTGCAAATGGATTCCTCTGAAAACTGACAAATTGCAGAAAGTTAGAGGTTTTACATTAGTTTGTAATTATCTTGTAAACAAGTTTGTCAGAGGAGAAAGAAACAGGTGTCTTTTTTCTGTTGCctacttttttttcctgaatacaGGCTACTCTTTTGAGTTAGATACATTCAGTTTAAAATTTTGGTCGGACATACATTTGCTTTATCTTTAATAGTTATGGGGGTAATCATGTAAGTTTCAAAAAACTAAGGCATGTTgcatttacatatttttcttgaaattttgtGTTGTGATTTGCCAAGAGTCATCAAAGAATGCAACCAAAAACATGCTGAGTGGTAGCCAAAATGGGGTTTGGATATTCCAAAATGGAgtaaatactttgtataatttaACAGCATATAGTTGTCAATAATAATCTAATTCCCTAAGACAGTCTTTAAATAGTAATTTTAGAAATACGGACATTTTACCCCTTCAATTGCATTGCCATTCCTATAGACCAAAATTATGAGATGAATCTTAATAATTTAACATTATTTGAAATTGGTCAACAGTAAATTTCTTAAGTTTTAATATTCACACTTTGTTGAGGCATATTTTAtagatcttttaaaatctttagtGGGTTCAGGAAATAAATAAGTGAGAAAACCACTACATTTTAACAGTTGGTCTAGACTTGGGAAgtatggcaaagatactgtgcaggctcttccctttctaacctatgctctgagaatcattggttccCTCTTTTTCACATTCCCATGGGAGTTGCTGCCACTAATATAAGAACAATTGTTGCCAGTTTTTAAACCATGTGTGAAGACTAACTGATCCctagtctattttttttcctaaagaaataTTCAGAAAATACAACCTTAATTCAGTAATCTGCTTCATTGGGGGAGTGTTCTCCTCCCATTAATTcagtttattaaacacctactatcgGCATCATGGTATTTTCAGATTCTTCAGAccttgtttgttttaatttaaattatttcttatatttttctaggCAAAACAATACCAGTtcctttatcctttcttttaattaaatttaagaaaggaaagggtCAGACTGGTAGATGTCATGTAATTTTAAAGGTTCTCAGAAGGAGTTGAACAAGGAAGAGGGAGAACCACCTTGTTGAGTAGacataatgaaaaggaaggaaatcacAATGCTTGGTCTCTTGTGTTTTTAAGGTTACACAGTGTGGGCTCACAACCTCATTGCCATTGCTCGTCTTCGTGGCTCTGACCTTAAAGTGCTTGAAGTCACTGAGGAAAGCATCGATTTTGATCAAGGTGAACTGGCTGATCAGGATGTGGATCCCGTGCATAACCTTATTGAGCAGGTATCGCTAGGCCTGGGCCGACCGTGGCATGCCGTTATGGACATCGAATCCCTCAGTGTCTTCACTGAACCAAATCGTCATTtttatagagaaatgcaaagcttCAGCGAAGGCGTCTAGCTTTTTTTATTTACAATTCCTGTGGTTACATATGCAAGTAGGGTCTTATTATGTTTTTCAGTAGTGTGAATTAACCCCTTTGTGCTGTGTTTAATCAGTATTAgctatatagaattatatatgtatattctactTCTTGATCAAAGAACGTAGTCGGGTATTGGTTTAGAAGTTGAAAGTGGCAATATGTAGGGCTTTCACGGTTAATGGACTTGTCTACAAAACCTTAAAAGAGATACAACCGAGGGTTGTCTGAGGTTGCTGGCTAACTTTATTTTTCACTGAATGACTCTGCATTttcattatgtttcttttttctattgtgAGTCAGAGTTCTGTGCTCTGGAGCCAAATTTTTTTTATACGCATATATAGTTTATATCCATTGCCTGGTGGTTTTGTATGCAATGCATTGTAGTCATGCATTTTGATAGCatgtcattgatttttttttattatttcaaagggggaagaaaagataatttgATCAGTAATAAGTTCCTTTTAGCAGAAAAGCAAAAGCTTTAATTTGCATCACACATAATAGTTTATTGCCATTctaattttttgtaatatgaaaCTGTAAGCTAAACacccatttgtcttttttttaaagttacttgtacagacaagaaaactcaaatcattgggtttttttttctttgctctttttggtttggtttaattTGCTCTTCATCCAATTACGTTATTTGTTTCAGATAAAAGTTAGCTTTTAGCCCAGATTTCAAATAGTAGATGGAAAAGGAATATACAATCCACGGTCAAAAACTCTTCAAAGGAAAAATCACAACAGATATAAACACATATGCTTGCAAACAAACATTGGTCGTGAAATCCCTCACAAGTCACTGGATTTTTCTCTGTCAGCGCCTGTGTCAGCTGCCAAAGAATAGCTTAAAAACGAAGAAGTGCCCACATGCTGGCAGGGGTGGGCCGACTCGGCCAGCCAGATACTGCTAGATTGTAATATATAACGTCGAATTTCGACCTGTGGTACACAGCTGTGCTGTGGCTCAGTCAGCAACCTCAGAACTCTTAACATGCACCTGTTTCACTGTGAATAGTGAATGTAAAGTAAGGCAAGGAAAAACGTAAAGCTTGTTCTATCAGAGGTATGAGCTGCTATGATGCATGAAGAACATTCCATGAAGTATGTTTTAAAATCTTGTTATATCTGAGAGGCTTTAAAAGCCGATTTAACTGTTTCAGGGCAACCGCGGTACAGACGTGGTCTCTGTGAGACTTCCACCTGACCCAAGTTTTAAGTGGTACGAATGTTGTGCATTTAATGTTAAAGGACAGTCTGCAATAATTAAGTAAGTGGCCAACGTGGGTGCCCAGCAGTGCTGAGACCTGGCTGCTCTATTGTAAGCTTTGGAAAACACAATTTATGCAACAGATGTCCAGATATGATTCTATTTATGGAAAATTTATATGTGTTTTGCAAATAGTTTTACCATCTTATATTAAAATGACCTTTTGACAGGTGTGCGCTGTTTTGTCTCCAGTGAGCACATACCATGCGGATTTTATATGTACATCAGTAGAGTGAATCCACTGGCACAGTGTGTGTATATGCCAGATGTGGTGAGATTTTATCTGATAAatgtgatcaaattaaaaaataactcctGACAGAAACTGTAAGGAAACCAGCTGAATGTTTGACCTGATGACTGATGTTGTATGGTTTATGTTAAATGTATATTCTTTTAATCAATGAATAAAGCATTAAAAATTGATCATTGTAAAACTTTTATTGTATTAGCATGAGAACTTTTAGTGTCAAATTGCAACAATTCATAAATTGTGTATAATCCTCTGTTAGCTCCCATTGTATTTTGATGCGACAACTACTGAAATTCATCATAAATGGTCTTTCTGTTAGGCtagttatttttgtaatttttttttaaaaagtcaaaactaGCAAAATTCAGAGATGAAATGCAAAAGGTTAAACTACTTAGCAGAAATCCTAGTGTATTATGCATTCGATATGCCTTATTGATGCAGTAAAACTTAAATTGTAGAGTATAGtcatcttgatttctttttaaagaaattcttgcACTTATAGCATATTCTGGTTTCAAAAACAATGTGCTTCAGAGAAATGTGTAGTATTCTTATCAGTGTCCCACTATTAAATAGATTATAAACACCTATATTGCTTCAGTTTgacattttatgtttttggttattaaaataaagagaaaaaggggcATTTATGGTAGAACCCAATGCATTTTAGAAAAACTGACAAACAAATAGCTGTCataattgttattattcatttgttttcagaACACATCTAATCTTATGAGGTGGTAGAGAGGTGTGTATAAAATGTTGGTCTCAAATACTAAAATTTATCACTAAAATTAAGAAAGACATTTTGAAGAAATCATGGTGATAAAAATGTTCTTTAATATATGCTCTTTACTGTGCCTAAACTCTTACAGTAGTATATAGCCTTAATAGTACCGATATTGATGGATCACATTAACAAAAAAAAGTTCTTGAATCTCAAGATCATGTttgaataaatattgaatttttaaataaaagtttgtttaaaaataaggaaaattttcaaAAACCTAAAAATCTTAGCAGAAGATTGGCAAATCTTCTGAAATTGTAACTCATCTTACTTCATTCTTATACTTTAGTATCTCCACAAATGTTTTCATTCTCGCCCTCCATTAAGGAAGATGGGGAAATACTGACATGCTTTAAATTTGATAAGCAAATGAAAAGATTTAATTTGCTCAGTGAATTAATTTGTTAGACCAATAATTCAcctctttacctataaaatgccTTCTTTGGCTTCACTGTAATGTAAACCAAAAAGAATTAACACcagatattaataaaatacagATTTTGCCTAGATAGTTATAGACAAGCAACAAGCAAGGGTGGTCTGTCCATTCTCTATCAGCCATATCCAGCCTGGATCCACAGTTATGATTGGATAAGCTCGTGAGCCTGAATAAGATTAAAATGtcacaaaaacaaagagaaaaatcaaacttTAGCAAAATTCAGAGATTTAAATGCACAGTAATGAgtctgcatttgaattcaggccttctgaTGCCAGTTTTGAGCCATTCTATCCACAGCACCTCACCTATTTCTGGTTGATCATATGAGACTAGCCAAATTTTTGGACAGCCCAGTAGTGAAGTATAATAGTCTAcataatataatagtatattcAAACTATTTCCATTTGTTTAGCAAACATGGCAGCTATAGTATTACAACTCTAGATTCCAATGTTAAAA encodes:
- the FBXO33 gene encoding F-box only protein 33 isoform X2, with translation MLLFLSVPQPRQQPGARARAAWAARRRRRREKEDPGAGGRRRVWMALCGQAAGASSLPSELIVHIFSFLPAPDRLRASASCSHWRECLFYPALWPQLRLSLRVSPAERPRLDFLMRKCGWFVRELRVEFAAENYLSSGGGGAAGVGGGGGGGGGGGGGGGGGGAGSDPETRAGGEEAESLQLSTRWLDVLRTYLELVLCVLSSIRNNRIQQLFEEILGNSRQLKWLSCGFMLEIVTPTSLSSLSNPIANTMEHLSLLDNNITGNTTLITAVELERFVNLRSLALDFCDFTADMARVLADNNHVPLHRLSLIVHNISLTNKSLDNMPEDENWKALTRNSTSLRVYIMAFDIKSDDMLKILKPSIPLERIHFDSYITCVSGAVVDLISRQYDKFLTHFILMNDVIDTSGFPDLSDNRNEDPLVLLAWRCTRLSLLAVHGYTVWAHNLIAIARLRGSDLKVLEVTEESIDFDQGELADQDVDPVHNLIEQVSLGLGRPWHAVMDIESLSVFTEPNRHFYREMQSFSEGV
- the FBXO33 gene encoding F-box only protein 33 isoform X1, giving the protein MLLFLSVPQPRQQPGARARAAWAARRRRRREKEDPGAGGRRRVWMALCGQAAGASSLPSELIVHIFSFLPAPDRLRASASCSHWRECLFYPALWPQLRLSLRVSPAERPRLDFLMRKCGWFVRELRVEFAAENYLSSGGGGAAGVGGGGGGGGGGGGGGGGGGAGSDPETRAGGEEAESLQLSTRWLDVLRTYLELVLCVLSSIRNNRNLQKFSLFGDISILQQQGSLSNIYLSKVDPDGKKIKQIQQLFEEILGNSRQLKWLSCGFMLEIVTPTSLSSLSNPIANTMEHLSLLDNNITGNTTLITAVELERFVNLRSLALDFCDFTADMARVLADNNHVPLHRLSLIVHNISLTNKSLDNMPEDENWKALTRNSTSLRVYIMAFDIKSDDMLKILKPSIPLERIHFDSYITCVSGAVVDLISRQYDKFLTHFILMNDVIDTSGFPDLSDNRNEDPLVLLAWRCTRLSLLAVHGYTVWAHNLIAIARLRGSDLKVLEVTEESIDFDQGELADQDVDPVHNLIEQVSLGLGRPWHAVMDIESLSVFTEPNRHFYREMQSFSEGV